The sequence CAGAACAAGACCTAGGGATCCGGTGGCACTAGGAGCGGGTAGCCGAGTTTAGATCATTCCGTTAAGACACAACCACTTTTACAGTAAACATGCATTCGCCCAGCGCTCCCTCCTTACGAATGGTTACGGGACTAGAGCGAGTCTCTTTTTCTTTGCAAGAATAGGTCTGAGCCTGATGACATTCCTGCTTTCCTTGCCATGTCCAACTAAAGTGAATGTTAATCAACTGCAAGGAGGAATCAACCTTTTTCTACTATTCATTTGCGCCAGAAACCCCTTCATTATTTGCCCTGAACTGGTGAAAGGAATAGGAGGACTTTTCCCTCGGTGGAAGTAGGGATTTAAGCACAGTTNTTTTAGCTTTGTTCACATCTGCTCTTTCCAGGACTGGCTATCTCTCAATGTATTCACGCATCTCGAAATAGTGAAAAGAAGTAGTCCCTCCTCCCAGAGCTGAAAtagctggaaaaaaaaactttaatagaGGTAATGCCGACTCTTCTACTTTCTGGATCTTTTGAATAAGGCAAGGCCTTTACCTATTCCCTATCACAACCACTTTCAGTAGAGGAactttctttccttttagtCGAGTTATAGCTTTCGCTTCTTTAGATCCTGATCCTTTATTAGAGGAGATCGCTTTACTTTTTTATAAGAGCCATTGGCAGGACCAAGAAACTCTCATTCAAGGCGCCAATCATTCATAAATAATTCTTATATATGATATGCAATTCGATGATTCAATTTCTTGTGGAAAAGACTAGCGCAATGGCTTAATGCATTTCATTGGCAGTTTGGTCCTAACAAATTATGCTTTTTGGGAGAGGAGAACTTTCACTAAGCAATATTTGAGTTGGCTAACCCAATGATTGAGCTAGCTTCTAATCCATTTCAATCTCATTTTACACAGCAGAAGTTGTGGATTCATACCTGGAAGCAGGCAATGCCGCCACATTTCTCTTGTGAAAGAAGGTTACGCAGCTGATTCGGTTAATCACATGTCAGAGGCATTTATTTAAATCGCACATGTCAGAACAAGACCTAGGGATCCGGTGGCACTAGGAGCGGGTAGCCGAGTTTAGATCATTCCGTTAAGACACAACCACTTTTACAGTAAACATGCATTCGCCCAGCGCTCCCTCCTTACGAATGGTTACGGGACTAGAGCGAGTCTCTTTTTCTTTGCAAGAATAGGTCTGAGCCTGATGACATTCCTGCTTTCCTTGCCATGTCCAACTAAAGTGAAAGTTAATCAACTGCAAGGAGGAATCGACCTTTTTCTACTATTCATTTGCGCCGGAAACCCCTTCATTATTTGCCCTGAACTGGTGAAAGGAATAGGAGGACTTTTCCCTCGGTGGAAGTAGGGATTTAAGCACAGTTGTGATTCCGCTTTCATGTCTTGGATTGAGCTTTCTCACTCTTTTTATGCCTTTTTCTTGTCGGCGTCCTTTGTTCGCTACTGCTTTAAAGAATGGGATGAGGCTACCTGATCGTCGAGTCGACTTTCATTAATCAATTGGATTGGATCTTATTATCCCATAGTCATAAATCTGATTCTTCACTCAGTGGGAACAGTCTTCATGGTGGTACCAGTGCGTATATATGTAGATGAGTTTTGGTTCCCACCCTCGATTTTTCATTCAATCTTCCTATCTTTTTTTCCCTGCTTTGGAAGCATTCGATCTCTCGTAAGCAAACCCTCGTTAGAGAAAGGGGGCGGGAAGCCTGCGTGCGATTCTTGGGTTGGATATCCCTGGCTCTCTTCTCTCTGAGTCCCCGCTAGCTTTCAAGGGTTCATTCAATCTCCCTCCCAACGCAAGGAAACCGATCGATGCACTTGGCTTTAGGTTTCGATcgataataatttatattatatataaaaacgcTTTTCGCTGGAGACTCGGGTGGGGCGCTTGCTCTCCACTGGCGGTTGAATGAAAGACGTACCCATAAAGTTGACCTAAGTTGGTATGCCTCCCATCGAACTAAAGCAAGAAATCTTCTTTCGATGCTAGTCTATTAAATGTTTAGCCACATTTGTTGCGCCCCGGTCAGTGGAGTCAATAGCCTTATCAGTtgtccctcttttttttttaaatattaccCAGGATCTTATCCCAGGCCGCTGATGAATTGGCAACAAGGCGAGCCTTGTACCGCTCAACACTGCCATCAGGTTTCCGCTTAACCCGATAAGACCCACAACAATCTTTTGATGAGGAGATGATGGTACTAGTTCCCGGGTGCCATGGAGAATTAATGCATTAAATTCAGCAGACATGGATGGTGGCACTAGGATCTGCATACGAGGCTTTTGGTGTGCGGACGTATGTGACCAATGCACTTATGCTGCCTTCACTCAAAGGAAAGCACTTTCAAAGAAGCAAGGGATGAAGGGGAGGTAAGCCTGTCTTAAAATCGATTAACTAAGCTAGCTTAATTCTTGAACTACTTGAACTAGAGGAGCGGTACGAGCGGCTTACTACAAAAGAAAGGCTATTTGAGATGCTTTTTCCGGGCCAAAGTACTCTGACCCATGATACCGATTCAAGCTCACTGAGAACGGATTTTCTTAGTTTGAAATTCAACTACGGACCAACAAAGATTGATTGTTGTCCCGTTGACAGGAAGATGGAGGGTTGTTCTCGTACTCGCTTGGCGGGGTGGGCATTCTTATTTGTTTAAGACTTTTCACAGCTTTTAGGCGCTAGGAGGGCTTGATAGCTTTGATGTAACCGGTTTTGGTCGTTGTTGGAATTGATGAGCCAAACAAGCCAGTTCTCAGCCTTCTATAGTATTCGTTTGAATACGAGACAAAGGAATCTATAGGCCTATCTCTCactttttaatactattattgCTAGTGCTAAGGAGCTAGAGTATACTAGTCTAGAAAAGAATCCCACATAGTTGGCTATCTTACTCTAATACCAATGCGAAGAAACTCATTAATTCATTGATGAGGAGGGCGAAGAAACTTTTAGCTTTAGAGAATCCAGTTCCAGCGGAAGACTAAGTACGGTAGCAAGTCAAATCAATCTCTTTCAACAGAAGGCTCTGACCTGACCACAGTCAATCAGTCTATTGTTCTGGTTCTAGAGAGTCTAACCGAGAAGAAATCGTCTCATCGCTTTGAGCCTGGTCCAGGTGTGGGGGAATGAGTCCTCCATCTAGTAGCCCAGCCCTTCCGACAAGAGCAGTTACGCCTTTTCCTAAAGCCCTTACTAAACCACCGCTTAGCGACCACGGAAAGCATAGTCAGAAGAGCTGAAACAATAGCCATGTCATATTCCTCGGGAATTGCCTTTCGAACTGAACTACCACGACTCTCGTTAACTGCATCGGATTCGTTAATCAATTGCTGCAGATTATCTCATTCAATTGCAGCGGCTTTAGCAGACATTTCTTCAATTTGCATAGATAGAAGATCCGGCTAGATCAAATCGTTCattcaaaaggaagaagaagaagatcggacGATTGAAGACTAGAATCGCTAATAGTCAGTTGGAGTGGATTGAGAAAGAATTGTAGGACTAGATAGCTCTTTCCTTTTTTGATGTGCTTTCTTGCGGGGAAAGAAAAGGTATTTAGTTAGCTAGGCTTTGACGCTTGTTCTCTGATTCCTTTGCTTGTATATTTTACGAAATCTCTATGGCAAGTAGTAGGACCCTCACACTTTGTTCGTTCTCCTGTCCCTATCTCTCTCTGTCACATCCTATCCCATTCAGAATCTTTGGGATCAAGAACTCTCTTCCATTTCTCTGTTCGGAAAGAAGGTTGGCAAGAGATATTTTGAAATTAGGGTGCGGCAACTAAAAAGGTATCGAGACTGACCGCAATTTCAGGTTGactttctttcattttgtttatgACAAGTGAAAGTCGTTTCGTTTAGTACGAGATGGCTTCACACCTCGCGGTGCTTCCACCTCTCGCCTATCGAAGTTCTGTTCTAAAACCTGTTCCGAGAACTTGTATAGAGAAGGATTTCCCGCTAAGCAGCAGTTCTTCCATACCAACTTAGCTACTCGGCGCTGCTATTGGATGCCCGGCGCTGCTATAGAGAACTATGTATGGATGTAGCTCACCCAAGATAGGTAAAGGGGTCAAAAACTTCTCAGACTGCCTGTGAGGCTGCGTTAACCGACGTTAcaacgttctttttttttacagagtcaaaacaaaaattcaatcTTTAAGCATGGGCGGTGGTCGAATGAATAGAATGTCTGAGTAAGGAGAACTATCCAAGCTTCTTCAGAAGCGAAGGAATTGCAGCCTAACCATCTGTGAGATCGGAGACTTCGAGAGGCTCTGACGCCCTCTTTAACGCCACTCTTTCCGAGTCTCGGACATGAATCTTatgattgattttgttagtgAGAAGCTCAGTTTCGCTTTAAGCCCGACAAGCGGgtggtttggttggttgttGATAGAGGACTCGAAATAGCTTTATTTGCACTGTTCCCTTCTTTATCGAATAGGGGTTCCTCCGTCACTTCAAATTTGACTAGGGATGATAACCAGAGAACGCTCTCCACTAAGACTCCCATATGATATGCAGGTTAAAGCTCCCGTTTCAGATGCTGAAGGCTCGTTGAGACCTCTTATCTCATACCGCTTCGTCCTACTTCAGCTAAATGGAATCTTTCGTAAAGCCATCCTGAAAGTAAGGTAGCATATAGATTCTTCGACCTCCCGGTCCTAAGGAAGTAATCTCGATAGGAATGCCCGTCTACGTCAGAGAAAGAAGATACTTCCTCCCTTTTCTCGATAAAGTATACTATTTATTCTGCTGCTGTTTCTCATTTTCAAAACATCTTGAGACAGATCTTGCAATGTGAACAGCAATTTTCAGTTTGAAAGAGTCCTTACTTGCCTTTGAAGGTTGATTGGGTGAGTGTTTCGTGGCTGGCCTTTCTCCTCATCAACTAATTAATGCCTCCGGACCTCTCTCTTTTGAAACTAAATATGCTGAACAAGAATAGAATGAAACTAGCTTAGAGCAGATAAGGTCTAGGCCTTTCACCCCTTGCCATCCTTCTCTGTGAAGATAGACTGCTGTTTATTGCGTGTCAAGTGCGAGATTGGCAGGAATTGCGTATTCAAGTCTATCTGAGACTATCTATCTAGTACGATCCAGTCATTCAGTACAGTATCTTCGCAAGGTCTTTATGGAATTCTTATAGCAGGTCGGTCTAGGTAGTTGATATTGCTCCTGAGACCTTCGTAGTTTCCTGTTTCGTTTGTGcatctttctttccttttgttcaAGTCAATCAAGAGGGAAAACTTATACTATGATGGGGTATTTGATTGGGCCTTCCTATGCTGACGAATGCATCCTTCCTCTTCTCAAGCTATAAGAAGTACGTACTTTCAGATGGAAAGGATTGAACTCTAACTCAGAAGTGGAATTCACAGCTATTACTACTATAGTTGTCTTTCATTAACAGTTCCTCCTGTAACTCAAGAATTGTAAGTTGATTCATAACCACGCTAGTAAAGTTGCCTTTGGAATAGGAAGTTGAGTCCGATCTTGGTACTCTCGCTAAAGTTTGTTGACATTTAAGCCCTCTAGAATAGATTTCTTTACTGTAGTCCCCATCCGAGTAATGAACTCTAGAATTGACTTCTCCCCAGACCCTTCACTATCTTGTCCAAGTGTTTAATTGGCTTCGACGCCTGGACTTTTATCTCTAGATACTCTTTCCGGCTTCATTTACCGATCCTGCGAATGACCAGGATTTGATCCCGTTTAACCTTCCACTTCGGCTAGATAATTGCCAAGCCCAGCTGTAACTATTTAGTTTACACCCTCTACCGCAGCTTTACTTTTCAGCTATCGAACGTGGCCTTCTACGCCTGCTTGCCTTCTATTTGACATCCCTATCACCTGGCGGCTAAACCATTCGTTGATGAGGGAACTATTGAAGCTTCTAAAGCAGCCCTTTCCGCTGCTCCTACATCTATCTAGGAAGGAAGTCCACTACGGTATGGAGGAAGTAGTCGAATAAACTGATACAGCAGGCCAATCAAAGCAATCATCTGCCGATTTCGTAGGGTACCGTACGCCCTTTGTCTATGGATTCTAAGGAAAGCATGCCATATGATACGGGACTCTAAACCATCGAATCGAGCGAGCCTATTTCCCGTCTCCTGCTTTCATAGAGATCTTTTCTTCTCTGACCGCCGGCCCTGGGAAGTAGGTTAATCCACAAAAGCACTAGCAGTGCCAGTAGTTGGTACGTGGATATCATCAGGATGCTGCTTGACTAGCTCTTCATCCATGATCTTCACTGCCATCTTTCTAGCA comes from Camelina sativa cultivar DH55 chromosome 19, Cs, whole genome shotgun sequence and encodes:
- the LOC104767962 gene encoding uncharacterized protein LOC104767962 → MAVKIMDEELVKQHPDDIHVPNTGTARRAYEFICNNMKEEPCVPDHDIGTASSQKGDCARKMAVKIMDEELVKQHPDDIHVPTTGTASAFIDVGAAERAALEASIVPSSTNGLAARTKRYEIRGLNEPSASETGALTCISYGSLSGERSLVIIPSQI